The following are from one region of the Coffea eugenioides isolate CCC68of chromosome 2, Ceug_1.0, whole genome shotgun sequence genome:
- the LOC113764072 gene encoding transcription factor MYC2-like, producing the protein MDELIVSSPSSSSMVSSLPQESRPIITTTASSSLQLNLQYILQTQSDCWAYAIFWQSSNDQSGRVVLAWGDGYFQGTKVVDDAPQNNNGNDPNKYNTTATTGCGSGSQSERKKVMKGIQALLGETPADGQNDDGSVDCDVTDAEWFYVMSLAQSFFADDGAPGKAFSSGNLVWLTGGQQLQFYNCQRAREAQIHGIETLVCIPTAGGVLELGSNALIQDINWGLVQQANSLFGPAADVGVGVADAAAAATTRLLLTTKQQEEAPESVDDEMLEGAISFADFGLVMGGIPLHNSSNQEEEEEDAATAGAESKKDHHRYHHHHYQEAKKAKKKGEHDDNHGIGRRGTSQVSSFLESSDSDCVVVVETTTRSHQVERKGGVGGKKRGRKAGTGRETPLNHVEAERQRREKLNHRFYALRSVVPNVSRMDKASLLSDAVAYIKELKGKVDELESQRKRIEGNKKSVKIEVADSNGNTTDNHSTTTASSSVPVDQRITIPKSKKSCSGGGGMRSNVQVEVKMVGTDAMVRVQSDSSGYPTARLMDAIRDLELRVHHASMSHVNDLMLQDVVIRVPPNGAWASEEGLKAALLGRFLGTDDH; encoded by the coding sequence ATGGATGAGCTGATTGTTTCATCCCCATCTTCATCTTCCATGGTATCTTCCTTGCCTCAAGAAAGCCGGCCAATTATTACTACTACTGCCAGTTCTAGCCTTCAACTCAATCTTCAATACATCCTTCAGACCCAGTCAGATTGCTGGGCTTATGCCATTTTCTGGCAGAGTTCAAATGACCAGAGTGGACGGGTGGTGTTAGCTTGGGGAGATGGCTACTTCCAAGGGACCAAAGTCGTCGATGATGCCCCCCAAAACAACAACGGCAACGACCCCAACAAATACAACACCACCGCCACTACGGGCTGCGGATCTGGCTCTCAATCCGAGAGGAAAAAAGTGATGAAAGGAATTCAAGCTTTGCTCGGTGAGACCCCAGCTGATGGCCAAAATGATGATGGCTCTGTGGACTGCGACGTCACCGACGCGGAATGGTTCTACGTCATGTCCTTGGCTCAATCTTTCTTCGCGGACGACGGAGCCCCTGGCAAGGCCTTCAGCTCAGGGAACTTGGTCTGGTTAACTGGCGGTCAGCAACTCCAGTTTTACAACTGCCAGAGAGCTAGAGAAGCTCAAATCCACGGCATCGAGACACTGGTTTGCATCCCGACGGCTGGAGGGGTACTGGAGCTGGGCTCCAACGCTTTGATCCAAGACATAAACTGGGGCTTGGTGCAGCAAGCCAACTCTCTGTTTGGCCCAGCGGCAGACGTAGGCGTAGGTGTTGCTGATGCTGCTGCCGCTGCTACTACTCGTCTACTGCTCACAACAAAACAACAAGAAGAAGCGCCTGAATCCGTGGACGACGAGATGCTGGAAGGCGCCATATCTTTCGCTGATTTCGGCTTGGTTATGGGGGGCATCCCCTTGCATAATAGTAGTaatcaagaagaagaagaggaggacGCAGCCACTGCGGGGGCGGAGAGCAAAAAAGATCATCATCgctatcatcatcatcactatcaagaagcaaaaaaggcaaaaaagaaAGGTGAACATGATGATAATCATGGCATTGGGCGACGTGGGACGTCGCAGGTTTCTTCCTTTCTAGAATCCTCCGACTCGGACTGTGTGGTGGTGGTCGAGACAACAACGAGGAGTCATCAGGTGGAGAGAAAAGGAGGAGTAGGAGGGAAGAAGAGAGGACGAAAGGCAGGGACGGGGAGGGAGACACCGTTAAACCATGTGGAAGCGGAGAGGCAGCGGAGGGAGAAGCTCAACCACCGGTTCTACGCGCTGCGCTCTGTGGTGCCGAACGTGTCCAGGATGGACAAAGCGTCGCTGCTTTCGGATGCGGTGGCTTACATCAAGGAGCTGAAGGGGAAGGTGGATGAGTTGGAATCACAGCGGAAACGGATCGAGGGCAACAAGAAATCAGTGAAGATAGAAGTGGCGGATAGCAATGGTAATACCACGGATAACCATAGCACCACGACTGCATCATCGTCGGTGCCAGTGGATCAAAGAATAACGATACCCAAGTCCAAAAAGTCGTGCTCAGGGGGCGGGGGAATGAGGAGCAATGTACAAGTTGAAGTGAAGATGGTCGGGACAGATGCCATGGTGAGGGTTCAATCCGACAGCAGCGGTTACCCGACAGCCAGGTTAATGGATGCAATTCGAGATCTGGAACTACGAGTCCATCACGCCAGCATGTCCCACGTCAACGACCTCATGCTCCAAGATGTGGTCATCAGGGTTCCTCCTAATGGAGCCTGGGCGAGTGAGGAGGGACTCAAGGCCGCTCTGCTGGGGAGATTCTTGGGTACTGACGATCACTAG